The DNA region ATCAAAAATCGATTTTCCTGTATTGCTACCATATGTTAGGCAACTATGCCGAAGCCGAGGACAGCGGTCAGGAAGTGTTTTTAAAAGCCTACCGTTCATTGGGAAAATATAAACGCGAAGTTCCGTTTGGGGCCTGGCTGTACAAAATCGCCTACAATCATTGCATCGATATGATCCGCAAGCGCAAGCTGGCCAAGTACCTCCCCTTCTTCTACCGGGATGACAAAGAGAACAAACCGGTGGATTTGCGGATCGAAGCCCATTATTTTGATGAATTCGTGCATCGGGCCCTGTCGAAGTTATCGGCGGAGGAACGGAACTTGCTGATTTTGCGGTGCGTTGATGAGAAGAGCTATGAGGAGATCAGCCAGATTCTCGGCCGCAGCAACGCCGCTCTCCGCAAGAAATACGGGCGGACGGCGGCGAAATTCCGCCAGTATTACGCT from Paenibacillus macerans includes:
- a CDS encoding RNA polymerase sigma factor codes for the protein MDDVDLSQTITDILEGDTEKFAEIMQVYQKSIFLYCYHMLGNYAEAEDSGQEVFLKAYRSLGKYKREVPFGAWLYKIAYNHCIDMIRKRKLAKYLPFFYRDDKENKPVDLRIEAHYFDEFVHRALSKLSAEERNLLILRCVDEKSYEEISQILGRSNAALRKKYGRTAAKFRQYYAQAKGVCAYDIGQGSGSETTFS